One Mixta gaviniae genomic window carries:
- the mdtI gene encoding multidrug/spermidine efflux SMR transporter subunit MdtI, with amino-acid sequence MQTLNYVHIAFLMLAVVLEIAANIFLKYSDGFRKWLPGLLSLLLVMGAFSALGQAVKGIDLAVAYALWGGFGVIATLAAGWILFGQRLRPRGWIGLSLLLVGMVMIKLA; translated from the coding sequence ATGCAAACGCTTAATTATGTCCATATCGCATTTTTAATGCTGGCGGTGGTGCTGGAGATCGCCGCCAATATCTTCCTGAAGTATTCCGATGGCTTTCGTAAGTGGCTGCCGGGTCTGCTGTCGCTGCTGTTGGTCATGGGCGCTTTTAGCGCGCTGGGCCAGGCGGTAAAAGGGATCGATCTGGCGGTGGCCTACGCGCTGTGGGGCGGCTTCGGCGTTATTGCCACGCTGGCGGCGGGCTGGATCCTGTTCGGCCAGCGCCTGCGTCCGCGCGGCTGGATTGGCCTGTCGCTGCTGCTGGTCGGTATGGTGATGATCAAGCTGGCCTGA
- the mdtJ gene encoding multidrug/spermidine efflux SMR transporter subunit MdtJ, producing the protein MKYWLFLLFSIVAEVAGTLSMKFASLYGGQAGHLAMYVMVTLSYIALSMAIKRIALGVAYALWEGLGVLLITLCSVAWFAEPLPLLKACGLLVLIAGIVLLNGGTEKTRARKAEQGGQHANA; encoded by the coding sequence ATGAAGTACTGGCTATTTTTACTTTTTTCTATCGTTGCGGAAGTGGCAGGTACGCTGTCGATGAAGTTCGCCAGCCTGTATGGCGGTCAGGCGGGTCACCTGGCGATGTATGTGATGGTAACGCTCTCCTATATCGCGCTGTCGATGGCGATCAAACGTATCGCGCTCGGGGTGGCCTATGCGCTGTGGGAAGGGCTTGGCGTGTTGCTGATTACTCTGTGCAGCGTCGCCTGGTTCGCGGAGCCGCTGCCGCTGCTGAAGGCGTGCGGTCTGCTGGTACTCATCGCGGGTATCGTGCTGTTGAACGGCGGCACGGAAAAGACGCGCGCGCGCAAAGCGGAGCAGGGAGGCCAGCATGCAAACGCTTAA
- a CDS encoding NCS2 family permease: MLEKLFQLKAHNTTVRTEVIAGLTTFLAMAYILFVNPTILSATGMDKGAVFVATCLAAAIGSLLMGLIANYPIALAPGMGLNAFFTYTVVLHMGYSWQIALGAVFLSALIFFALSIFKIREWIIASIPLPLRSGIAAGIGLFLAIIALQGSGIVVGNPATLVGIGDLTRPGPLLAILGFIIIVVLEARRVTGAVLIGILAVTFLSMALGLSPFAGIFSAPPSIAPTFMQLDIKGALDISLVSVIFAFLFVDVFDNSGTLIGVTKRAGLADEQGNIPKMGKALIADSAAALFGSLLGTSTTTSYIESAAGVSAGGRTGLTAIVVAVLFLLSLFFAPLASSVPVYATAPALLFIAVLMTSGLAEIDWKDITTAAPVTVTALTMPLTYSIANGIAFGFITWTLVKLLSGRRHELNAALIVLSVLFVIKLGWLSA; encoded by the coding sequence ATGCTAGAAAAACTATTTCAATTAAAAGCACACAACACCACGGTGCGCACCGAAGTGATAGCCGGTCTCACCACCTTCCTGGCAATGGCCTATATCCTGTTTGTTAACCCCACGATCCTTAGCGCCACCGGCATGGATAAGGGCGCGGTGTTTGTCGCCACCTGCCTGGCAGCGGCCATCGGTTCGCTGCTGATGGGGCTTATCGCTAACTATCCCATTGCGCTGGCGCCGGGCATGGGGCTGAACGCCTTTTTCACCTATACCGTCGTGCTGCATATGGGCTACAGCTGGCAAATTGCGCTGGGCGCGGTATTCCTCTCGGCATTGATCTTTTTTGCTCTCTCGATTTTTAAAATCCGTGAATGGATCATCGCCAGTATTCCGCTGCCGCTGCGATCGGGCATCGCGGCGGGCATTGGCCTGTTCCTGGCAATCATCGCCCTGCAGGGGTCAGGCATCGTGGTCGGCAATCCGGCGACGCTGGTCGGTATTGGCGATCTGACCCGGCCCGGCCCGTTGCTGGCGATACTGGGCTTTATCATTATCGTGGTGCTGGAGGCGCGGCGCGTGACCGGCGCGGTGCTGATCGGCATTCTGGCAGTGACCTTTCTTTCGATGGCGCTCGGTCTGTCGCCGTTTGCCGGCATCTTCTCCGCACCCCCCTCTATTGCGCCAACCTTTATGCAGCTGGATATCAAAGGCGCACTCGATATTTCGCTGGTGAGCGTGATCTTCGCTTTTTTGTTTGTCGACGTATTTGATAACTCAGGCACGCTGATTGGCGTGACGAAGCGCGCCGGGCTGGCGGATGAGCAGGGCAACATCCCGAAAATGGGCAAGGCGCTGATTGCCGACAGCGCCGCCGCGTTGTTCGGCTCGCTGCTGGGTACCTCAACCACCACCAGCTATATCGAATCGGCGGCGGGCGTCAGCGCTGGCGGCCGTACCGGGCTGACGGCGATCGTCGTCGCCGTGCTGTTTCTGCTGAGCCTGTTCTTTGCGCCGCTCGCCTCCAGCGTGCCGGTTTACGCCACCGCGCCTGCGCTGCTGTTTATCGCCGTGCTGATGACCTCTGGTCTGGCGGAGATTGACTGGAAAGATATTACTACCGCCGCCCCGGTGACCGTCACCGCCCTGACGATGCCGCTGACCTATTCGATCGCTAACGGTATCGCTTTCGGCTTTATCACCTGGACGCTGGTGAAGCTGCTGAGCGGGCGCCGGCACGAGCTGAACGCCGCGCTGATCGTGCTGTCGGTACTGTTTGTGATTAAGCTCGGCTGGCTGAGCGCCTGA